The Malus domestica chromosome 10, GDT2T_hap1 genome contains a region encoding:
- the LOC139188768 gene encoding uncharacterized protein has protein sequence MNDCTSLERMPNLSGWPRVVALDGSSNLIEFQGLDRALNAGMILGMRAHNRITEFLFKDSTLQGWTGTGYIYLRANHIPTWFNNVNKKGDRVCFQVPHEIGYNLKALAVCFSCRPYQLNSPLTYSVSVVNHTKCTCIHAHVSDICPPARLEEYLWMGHFSNDDFKLEGGDSAHVIVQARDTETGFIRVEKTGVRLVSDKRINFSFSSIDYGSIRYDVAINKFYDDDHDHADHDNEDDHAVHDDDDDHAIHDYDDDHADHDDDDDKDDADDHLS, from the exons ATGAATGACTGCACTTCACTAGAAAGAATGCCAAATTTATCAGGATGGCCGAGAGTTGTGGCTCTAGATGGTTCCTCCAATCTCATTGAGTTTCAGGGCTTGGACAGGGCGTTAAACGCTGGTATGATACTTGGCATGCGAGCGCACAACAGAATCACTGAATTCCTATTCAAGGATAGCACACTacag GGATGGACTGGTACTGGATATATTTATCTTCGAGCAAATCATATTCCGACTTGGTTCAATAATGTCAACAAGAAGGGTGACCGAGTCTGTTTTCAAGTGCCTCATGAAATCGGTTATAATTTAAAAGCGTTGGCTGTGTGCTTCTCTTGTCGTCCTTATCAGTTGAACTCTCCTTTGACATATTCCGTTTCTGTTGTTAATCATACCAAGTGCACTTGCATTCATGCCCATGTATCCGATATCTGCCCGCCTGCTCGCTTGGAAGAATACCTTTGGATGGGACATTTCTCAAACGACGACTTCAAACTGGAAGGCGGCGACTCCGCCCATGTTATTGTACAAGCCCGAGACACTGAGACTGGGTTCATCAGGGTGGAGAAAACAGGGGTACGTTTAGTATCTGACAAACGTATTAACTTCAGCTTTTCGTCTATTGATTACGGTTCCATCCGTTATGATGTggccatcaacaaattttatgaTGATGATCATGATCATGCCGATCATGACAATGAAGATGATCATGCTGTTCATGACGATGATGATGATCATGCCATTCATGATTATGATGATGATCATGCCGatcatgatgatgatgacgacaaGGACGACGCTGACGATCATTTATCATAG
- the LOC139188724 gene encoding disease resistance protein RUN1-like — MITSEVTKKLNNTYLDVAPYQVGIDSRMLDISEYLGVGDSNDVRVIGISGMGGIGKTTIAKAVYNEFYDKFEHKSFLEKVREKEVEKLQTQLLSDILQTTKTKVSNVAAGTALVGERFRRLKVLVIFDDVDDVKQLRELAGNRHSFGPGSRIIITTRNEHMLQEFAVDKIYPAKGMEQEEALELLSWYAFGSKCCPSEYLELARDVVDYCGGLPLALQVLGSTLFKRSIGEWKSTLDKLEKIPPGKVHEQLKISYDGLNDDYAREIFCDISCFFIGMEKNDVMQILDGCGFSAMAGIEVLHGRCLVTVNRKNKLMMHDLLRDMGREIVRAENPKYPEKRSRLWRPEDVKALLIDNSGTEEIEGLSLNLPSLDEEGSFSTEAFTNMKRLRLLQLKYIQLTGGYQCLSKRLKWLCWRGFPLKFIPKDLCQPNIVAIDMRYSCLRQVLCEESGLLDKLKILNLSHSHDLRRSPDFSKLPNLEKLILKGCKRLSNVHESIGDLKSLFLVNLEGCKMLKNLPNTFYKLESAKFLVLPMRFRGN, encoded by the exons ATGATTACTAGTGAAGTCACTAAGAAGCTGAACAACACATACTTAGATGTAGCGCCCTACCAAGTTGGAATAGATTCTCGAATGCTAGATATCAGTGAATATTTAGGCGTCGGAGACTCAAATGATGTTCGTGTGATTGGAATTTCGGGCATGGGTGGAATAGGAAAAACAACGATTGCCAAAGCTGTTTATAACGAATTTTATGACAAGTTTGAGCATAAAAGTTTCCTTGAAAAAGTGAGGGAAAAGGAAGTAGAAAAATTGCAAACCCAACTTCTTTCAGATATCTTACAAACGACCAAGACAAAGGTAAGCAATGTTGCTGCAGGGACCGCCTTGGTAGGGGAAAGATTTCGACGCTTAAAAGTACTTGTCATATTTGATGATGTAGACGATGTGAAGCAGCTGCGCGAATTAGCTGGAAATCGCCACTCTTTTGGCCCGGGGAGCAGAATTATCATCACAACAAGAAACGAACATATGCTACAAGAATTTGCAGTTGATAAGATATATCCGGCGAAAGGAATGGAACAAGAAGAAGCTCTTGAGCTCCTAAGTTGGTATGCTTTCGGAAGTAAGTGTTGTCCTAGTGAATATTTAGAGCTCGCAAGAGACGTTGTCGATTACTGTGGAGGATTGCCATTGGCTCTTCAAGTTTTAGGATCTACCCTGTTCAAAAGAAGCATAGGAGAGTGGAAAAGTACATTGGATAAACTGGAAAAAATTCCTCCTGGAAAAGTTCATGAACAGCTGAAAATAAGCTACGACGGGCTAAATGATGATTACGCGAGGGAGATATTCTGCGATAtatcttgtttctttattgGGATGGAAAAGAATGATGTCATGCAGATCTTGGATGGTTGTGGCTTTTCTGCAATGGCAGGAATCGAGGTCCTCCATGGACGGTGCCTTGTAACTGTTAATAGAAAAAACAAGCTAATGATGCACGATTTGCTTCGGGACATGGGTAGAGAAATCGTGCGTGCAGAAAATCCCAAGTATCCTGAAAAACGGAGTAGGTTGTGGCGTCCTGAAGATGTAAAAGCTTTATTGATAGACAATTCT GGAACTGAAGAAATTGAAGGACTGTCTTTGAATTTGCCGAGTCTTGATGAGGAGGGTAGTTTCAGCACTGAGGCATTTACAAATATGAAGAGACTCAGATTGCTCCAACTCAAGTACATTCAGCTCACAGGAGGATATCAATGTCTTTCCAAAAGATTAAAATGGTTGTGCTGGCGTGGATTCCCTCTAAAGTTCATACCAAAAGACTTGTGTCAACCAAATATAGTTGCTATTGACATGAGATATAGCTGCCTCAGACAAGTTCTTTGTGAAGAATCCGGG TTGCTTGACAAGTTGAAGATTCTAAATCTCAGCCATTCCCATGACCTAAGACGATCACCGGACTTTTCAAAACTCCCAAATCTTGAGAAATTAATACTCAAAGGTTGTAAGAGATTGTCTAATGTTCACGAATCGATTGGAGATCTGAAGAGTctatttttagtaaatttggaAGGCTGCAAAATGCTTAAGAATCTCCCTAATACTTTTTATAAGTTGGAATCTGCTAAATTTCTTGttcttcccatgagatttcgagggaattga